One window of Deltaproteobacteria bacterium genomic DNA carries:
- a CDS encoding signal peptidase II, translated as MTALAAGLLLVPLLDQTLKFLVLRRLASAAVPLGPFGRLEVVRSQVWLARSRFHAKLATVWSVWFVAAGSLALLSGALPSCGWFAGALLGGSLSHALETALRGCVIDYVRLRFWPAFNLADVAITVGALGVLTQIVITTKEAW; from the coding sequence ATGACCGCCCTGGCTGCCGGATTACTGCTGGTGCCGCTCCTGGATCAGACTCTCAAGTTCCTGGTTCTGCGTAGGCTGGCATCGGCAGCCGTGCCGCTGGGTCCGTTCGGCAGGCTGGAAGTAGTGAGGTCGCAAGTCTGGTTGGCACGCTCCAGATTCCATGCGAAGCTAGCGACGGTGTGGAGCGTGTGGTTTGTGGCCGCCGGCAGTCTGGCCCTCCTGAGTGGTGCGTTGCCGTCGTGCGGATGGTTTGCCGGAGCGCTCCTGGGCGGTTCGCTCAGCCACGCACTGGAGACCGCGCTGCGCGGCTGCGTCATCGACTATGTGCGTCTGCGCTTTTGGCCCGCGTTCAACCTTGCCGACGTGGCTATTACGGTGGGCGCCCTTGGCGTTCTCACGCAAATAGTCATCACGACGAAGGAAGCCTGGTGA
- a CDS encoding prolipoprotein diacylglyceryl transferase — MSPRLPMVEMVPSFPRYFRIGRHWVSAYKVFLCIGIYMGTLVSAAMAQGSGISPLRMGMGCVACAIVGMVGARIFHLIVSARLYTNGRFWAEAWNPKRGGWSVFGGLAIVPFSFLLAAWLRIPVAVYWDHMIFGIVATAVWGRFGCVGNGCCGGKRTTKWYGVRLHDIRGTRERRIPVQWLEIGWWLLAGAGLLWLWPKALPPGSYALGVLSWYGLGRFWLEPLREEPDLVAGWVRINQVVAALLALGSGGALLFLS; from the coding sequence ATGAGTCCGCGCCTCCCCATGGTGGAAATGGTCCCCAGTTTCCCGCGCTACTTCAGAATCGGGCGGCACTGGGTCAGCGCCTACAAGGTCTTTCTCTGTATAGGAATCTATATGGGGACTTTGGTGAGCGCGGCGATGGCCCAAGGCTCCGGGATTTCGCCGCTGCGCATGGGCATGGGATGCGTGGCGTGCGCCATCGTCGGAATGGTTGGCGCACGCATTTTTCATCTCATCGTTTCTGCGCGCCTCTACACGAACGGGCGATTTTGGGCCGAGGCGTGGAACCCTAAACGCGGCGGGTGGTCTGTGTTCGGCGGTTTGGCTATTGTCCCCTTTTCTTTCTTGCTGGCCGCTTGGCTGCGCATCCCGGTGGCGGTGTACTGGGACCACATGATTTTCGGTATTGTAGCAACTGCGGTCTGGGGACGCTTTGGCTGCGTTGGCAATGGGTGCTGTGGCGGAAAACGAACGACCAAATGGTACGGTGTGCGCCTGCACGATATCCGCGGCACGCGCGAGCGCCGCATTCCGGTTCAATGGCTTGAGATTGGCTGGTGGCTCCTGGCCGGCGCAGGGCTCCTCTGGCTGTGGCCCAAGGCGTTGCCTCCCGGATCTTATGCGTTGGGTGTCCTGAGCTGGTACGGCTTAGGACGCTTCTGGCTGGAGCCACTGCGCGAGGAGCCGGACCTCGTCGCCGGGTGGGTGCGCATCAACCAAGTGGTGGCGGCGCTGTTGGCACTTGGGTCGGGTGGCGCGCTGCTTTTCTTATCGTAG